A region from the Leishmania panamensis strain MHOM/PA/94/PSC-1 chromosome 20 sequence genome encodes:
- a CDS encoding amastin-like surface protein, putative (TriTrypDB/GeneDB-style sysID: LpmP.20.3000), with protein sequence MEWSVGIAVYAVVQLIAFLLVLVGTPIDMYRFRPRYITQNTTVTTLWGVKMGGFNITNVITSDYLWRRCTNRRDRFRVAQAFAVISIFVYGAAAALGFMMLYCCSVFRLACLALNIVGALTLCIVWAAVVVTYYVEDNEFCWKESVFSTYGAGFVLLVLAWILDIVNIAFLLLPYTYADLRGSVTRYKSAEE encoded by the coding sequence ATGGAGTGGAGTGTCGGCATCGCTGTCTacgcggtggtgcagctcaTCGCGTTCTTGTTGGTGCTGGTGGGTACGCCCATCGACATGTATCGGTTTAGACCGCGGTATATAACTCAAAACACCACTGTTACAACTCTTTGGGGCGTGAAGATGGGTGGTTTCAACATTACTAACGTCATAACATCCGACTAtttgtggaggaggtgcacgaACCGGCGGGACCGATTCCGCGTAGCTCAGGCGTTCGCTGTGATCTCCATCTTCGTGtacggcgcggcggcggcattggGCTTCATGATGCTGTACTGTTGCTCCGTCTTCCGCTTGGCCTGCCTGGCGCTCAACATTGTTGGTGCTCTCACGTTGTGCATCGTCTGGGCGGCCGTAGTGGTGACGTACTACGTAGAGGACAACGAGTTTTGCTGGAAGGAAAGTGTTTTCTCCACTTATGGCGCCGGTTTCGTTCTCCTCGTGCTGGCCTGGATCCTGGATATCGTTAATATCGCATTCCTGCTGCTTCCGTACACGTATGCAGACCTACGTGGCAGCGTAACCAGATACAAAAGTGCTGAAGAATAG
- a CDS encoding amastin-like surface protein, putative (TriTrypDB/GeneDB-style sysID: LpmP.20.2990), producing MTWNLALLIYAVVQFIAFLLVLVATPIDMFRLKSRSATVSSNQCITLWGLKKDCKGNGYDFPSEYLWEFCSPHRNHFRLAQAFALISIFVYGAAFVLGVIMLFCCRWLHLVCLALNIVGAVTLCVVWVAMVVTFNRDEDPSCLVIKSSYTYGAGIVLLLVAWVLDILNIAALLLPCPDIDSGESGKGTENKDQGKESEQE from the coding sequence ATGACGTGGAATCTCGCCCTTTTGATCTACGCGGTGGTGCAGTTCATCGCCTTCCTGTTGGTGCTCGTGGCCACGCCCATCGACATGTTTCGGCTTAAAAGCCGCAGTGCTACAGTCTCTTCCAATCAGTGCATCACGTTATGGGGTCTCAAGAAGGATTGCAAGGGCAACGGGTACGATTTTCCCTCGGAATATCTGTGGGAGTTCTGCTCGCCACACCGCAATCACTTCCGCCTTGCTCAGGCGTTTGCTCTGATCTCCATCTTTGTGTACGGAGCGGCGTTCGTCCTGGGCGTCATCATGCTGTTCTGCTGCCGTTGGCTCCACTTGGTCTGCCTTGCGCTCAACATTGTGGGCGCTGTCACGTTGTGCGTTGTCTGGGTGGCCATGGTGGTGACGTTCAACAGGGACGAAGACCCCAGCTGCCTGGTGATAAAGAGCTCGTACACTTATGGCGCTGGTatcgttctcctcctcgtggcTTGGGTCCTGGATATCCTCAACATCGCCGCCTTACTGCTCCCGTGCCCGGACATCGACTCAGGTGAGAGTGGAAAAGGCACGGAGAACAAGGATCAGGGCAAAGAAAGTGAACAAGAATAA